A section of the Amycolatopsis sp. AA4 genome encodes:
- a CDS encoding oxidoreductase translates to MDLLPENQTGRTAVITGANSGLGRATAAALAAKGARVVLAVRNPHSGREVADQLPGDVEVRRLDLADLASVRAFAAEFTEPIDLLINNAGIMIPPLSRTADGFESQFGTNHLGHFALTNLLLRQIRGRVVTVSSNGHRVGSIDFADLNWERRPYRATAAYGQSKLANLLFTAELQRRLTEAGSPVLATAAHPGVAATNLLKVETPVLSSLAKFGTRLIAQTPEQGARPTLYAALADIPGNSYAGPRSFLQNRGAPKLVGRSAKARDMETARRLWTVSEELTGVRFPLTVSA, encoded by the coding sequence ATGGACCTTCTTCCGGAAAACCAGACCGGCCGCACGGCCGTGATCACCGGCGCGAACAGCGGATTGGGCAGGGCGACAGCGGCGGCACTGGCGGCCAAGGGCGCGCGGGTGGTGCTCGCGGTGCGGAATCCGCACAGCGGCCGCGAGGTCGCCGACCAGCTGCCCGGCGACGTCGAAGTCCGGCGGCTCGACCTCGCCGACCTGGCGTCGGTCCGCGCGTTCGCCGCGGAGTTCACCGAGCCGATCGACCTGCTGATCAACAACGCCGGCATCATGATCCCGCCGCTGTCGCGCACCGCGGACGGCTTCGAATCCCAGTTCGGGACCAATCATCTCGGCCATTTCGCGCTCACGAACCTGCTGCTGCGGCAGATCCGCGGCCGGGTGGTGACCGTTTCGTCGAACGGGCACCGGGTCGGCTCGATCGATTTCGCCGACCTGAACTGGGAACGCAGGCCGTACCGGGCGACGGCGGCCTACGGGCAGTCGAAACTCGCGAACCTGCTGTTCACCGCCGAACTCCAGCGGCGGCTGACCGAAGCCGGTTCGCCGGTGCTCGCGACCGCCGCGCATCCGGGCGTGGCGGCGACGAACCTGCTGAAAGTCGAGACGCCGGTGCTCTCTTCCCTCGCGAAATTCGGCACTCGCTTGATCGCGCAAACCCCCGAGCAGGGCGCCCGGCCGACCCTTTACGCCGCTTTGGCCGACATTCCCGGGAACAGCTACGCGGGTCCGCGCAGCTTCCTGCAGAACCGCGGCGCGCCGAAACTCGTTGGCCGGTCAGCGAAAGCACGCGACATGGAGACTGCCCGTCGCTTGTGGACAGTCTCCGAAGAGCTGACCGGCGTGCGTTTCCCGCTGACGGTATCGGCCTGA
- a CDS encoding TetR/AcrR family transcriptional regulator, with protein sequence MPDQPEDRPYHHGSLRTALLDAAERGLRAHGADRLSLRDLAREIGVSHAAPRRHFPDRQALLDALAEAGFARLDSALRTALKTANDFPGRVRAAATAYTRFATENSALLELMYTSKHRPGASRIVQAAEAPFSLMNDLIVEGQQQGALQDGPPQQIGVVLFATLQGIATLGNGNLVPPELLDGLVDTAVTQFLRGARP encoded by the coding sequence GTGCCCGACCAGCCCGAAGACCGCCCCTACCACCACGGCAGCCTCCGCACCGCCTTGCTCGACGCGGCTGAACGCGGTCTGCGCGCGCACGGGGCCGACCGCCTGTCGTTGCGCGACCTGGCCCGGGAGATCGGCGTCAGTCACGCCGCGCCGCGCCGCCACTTCCCCGATCGGCAGGCGTTGCTCGACGCCCTCGCCGAAGCCGGTTTCGCCCGCCTGGACAGCGCGTTGCGAACGGCCCTGAAGACCGCCAACGACTTCCCGGGCCGCGTACGCGCCGCAGCCACCGCGTACACCCGCTTCGCCACCGAGAACTCGGCGCTGCTGGAACTGATGTACACGAGCAAGCACCGCCCCGGCGCGTCGCGGATCGTGCAGGCCGCCGAAGCGCCGTTCTCGCTGATGAACGACCTGATCGTCGAAGGCCAGCAGCAGGGCGCGCTGCAGGACGGCCCGCCGCAGCAGATCGGCGTCGTGCTGTTCGCGACGCTGCAAGGAATCGCGACGCTCGGCAACGGGAACCTGGTTCCGCCGGAATTGCTCGACGGGCTCGTGGACACCGCCGTCACGCAGTTCCTGCGCGGCGCTCGTCCATAA